GCATCTTGGTGGACGGTTGAATGTCCGGTCCCGATCCAGGGCCGGACCGTGGCCCGCGGTCGGAGTCCGGAGCACCCACCGGCACCGCGAGCGGCGGCACGATGACGGGCAGGACGACGACCGGAACGGCGATCGGCGCCACCCCGGCGGCCGCGGCCAGCCCCGGCGGGGGCGCAGCCACAGCGGGCGCCTGTGCCTGCGGCGCCGGCAATTGCATCTCCGGCGGGCGCGGGTAGTTGAACGGTGCGGGCACCCCGCCACCGCCGCCTCCCCCGCCGGCTGCGCCCCCGATGAGGGTCGTGGTGGTCTCGGTGGTCTCCGACGTCTCAGACGTCGTCTCCGAGGTCGACTTGGTGGTCTCGGTCGTTTCGGTCGTCTGGGTCGTCTCGGTCGTCTCGGTCGTCTCGGTCGTCTCTGTGGTCCGTGAGGTGGTGGCCGTCGTCGTCACCGCCGTCGTCGTCACAGCCGTCGTCGAGGCGGTGGTCGACACGGTCTCGCTGGCCGACGTCGTGGCGGTCTCCGACTCGGACGGCTCAGTGCTCGGGGGCGTCTCGGTCTTGGTTCCGGTCGCGGTTCCAGTTTGCGGGGGCGTCTGCGTACCGGACGGTTGCGACGACTCGCCGGGTTCTTCGGTCTTGGTCGGTTTGCCGGTCGTCTTGGTCGGCTTGCCCGTCGTCTTGGTGGGCTTGTGGGTCGTTCGCGTGCCCGACGAACCGCTGCCGCCGTCATCTTCGCCCTGGGAATCGCCGTCCTGATCGTGACCCTGGCCGTGGTCCTTACCCTGGTGTCCGTCGTGACCGTTTCCGCCGCTGTTCGACGAACCTTGGCCGCTGTCGGGGCGGCCCCGATCCGGATCGGCAAATGCCAGCGCTCCCCCGAGACCGGCGATGATCAGGCCCGAAAGCACCAGACCGGTCGAGGCGGCGACGCGCAACCGCGAACGCACGTTGTCACCACCCTTTCGCGCACCGCCCGCAAGCTCCGATTGATGAATTCGATTCTTGCACAAACAGGCAGGCCAAATTTGCTAGCTGAGGCGATTGCCCGCCGTGATCGCGGGGACGCGCGGCGGAGCAAATCCACCGGACGATACTGTGGGTCTGCAGCAGTTCTGCGGTGACCATGAACACACGACGAATTGACCGGGAGGCAACCGGAATGGGCCTGTTCACGCGACGAAAAAGCCGCGCCACCCGCCGCGCCGAAGCCCGCGCCATCAAGGCCAAGGCCAAGCTGGAAGCCCGGCTCACCGCAAAGAATGAGGCTCGTCGCATCAAGTCCGACCGAAAATCGGCGGACCAGGCCCTCAAAGCTCAGGTCAAGGCGCAGCGGGACAGTGATCGCAATGCCCTCAAGGTGGCCGAGGCCGAGTTGAAGGCGGCGCGCGAGGGACGTCTGCTCGCCCCCGCCAGGATTCGCCGTCTGCTGACCGTCACACGTTTGCTGGCGCCGGTACTCGTGCCGTTGATCTATCGCGCCGCCACGGCCGCCCGGGGTGCCCTGGACGAGCGTCGCGCCGATCGGCTCGGCGTCCCGCTGGCCCAGCTCGGTCAGTTCTCCGGACACGGCGCCGAGCTGTCCGCGCGGATCTCCGGCGCCGAGCAGACCCTGCGCCAGGTCGCGGAGAAGAAGCCCAAGGACGCCGAGACCAAGCAGTTCGTCACGGCGATCAACGAGCGGCTCACCGACCTGGCGGCCGCGGTGACCGCCGCCGAGAACATGCCGACGGCACGGCGCCGTGGGGCCCACGCGGCCATCGCCGCCCAACTCGACGGCATCGATGCCGATCTGATGGCGCGGCTGGGACTGGTCTGAGCCGACGTACATGACCGGCGCCCGTATCGACCCCGCAGCCCCGCTGCGCGGTACGGCCGTCGGCTCCCTCACGGCCGCGCTGGCCATCGCGGCCCACGGCATCGGCGGCGGCGCCCTGCCGGGCGGGGCGGTCGCCGCCCAGCTCGCGATCCTCGCGGTGACCCTGGGATCGGTGGCCGCGACCGTCGCCTGCGCGAGCCGCACCGTGGTGTTGTGGGGGTTACTCGGTGCCGGTCAGCTGCTGGCCCATGCGCTCCTCGCGACGGTGGGGCACTCGCACGATGCCCGGCCGGGTTTGGTGATGTTCGGCGCGCACCTGGCCGCGGTGTCGCTCGGCGCGGGCCTGATCGCCTGTGGTGCGCGGCTGTGGGCCGCGGTTTCGCGGGTGGTGCGCGCCGTGGTGCCCGGCGGCCGGGCCCTGCCGGTGCCGACGGTCCACGTCATCGCACGCGGCACGGACCGGCCGCTGCAGTCGGCCCTTTTCCTGGCCGCCTCGGTGTCTCGTCGGGGTCCGCCGGTCGGCGTCAGCGCCTGACCGTCCGACCCGACCAACTCCAGAAAGACACCTAGAAATGCAACCCCTCACCGGGGCGTCCTCACGCGCCCTGCTCACGACCGCCGCGGTAGCCGCCGCGGGGCTGCTCTCCGCCGCACCGGCCTGGGCGCATGTCCACGTCGAAGCCGACAACCCGACGCCGGGGACCACCTCGGTGCTCACCTTCCGCGTCCCCGGCGAATCCGATACCGGCGCGCTGACAACGCAATTGAAGGTCGACCTACCCAACGTGGCCTCGGCCCGCACCGAGGTGATGCCGGGCTGGACGGCCAAGCTCGACCGGGACACCGCCGCGGGCACGGTCCGCACGGTCACCTGGATCGCGGCTCCCGGGGTCGGCATCTCACCCGAGCAGTTCGCCCTGTTCCGGGTGTCGGTCAAGCTTCCCGACGCGGCCACCGCGAGCTTCCCCGTCACCCAGACCTACTCCGACGGCTCCGTGGTCCGGTGGGATCAGGCCCCGCTGCCCGACGGCAGCGAGCCCGAGCACCCGGCTCCGCAGCTGACGCTGACCGGTACCCCTGCCGAAGGCGAGCACGCTCCCGCCGCCGCTCAGCCCGCGGGCACCGTCGACAATTCGGCCCGGTGGCTGGCAGGCGGGGCGTTGATCGTCGCGGCCGCCGCGGTGGTCGCAAGCCTGCTGAACAGGCGCCGGTCATGAGCCGGCTGCTGGCGGCGACCCTGACCGGGCTGATGCTGGCCGCCTCGGCGCTGGTCGGGGCGCCCGCGGCATCGGCGCATGCGGCCAGGATCGCCGCCGACCCGGCCGAGCAGTCGGCTCTGCGCACGTCGCCCTCGCGGGTGAGCGCCACCTTCAACGAGGCGTTGCAGCCGGCCTTCGCCAACATGACGGTCGTCGGCCCGGACCACAACCTGTGGTCCGAGGGTGATCCGTCGGTTGCCGGTGCGGTGCTCAGCGTGGGGGTCCGCCCGCTGGGCCCGGCCGGTAAGTACACCGTGAACTACCGGGTGACCTCGGCGGACGGGCACGTGGTGTCGGGTTCCTGGTCGTTCGAGCTGACCGTCGCCGGTACGGGGACGCCGGGGCCCGCCGCCTCGGCACCCGCGCAGACCGACGGCGGCGGCATTCCGGTGTGGCCGTTCGTGCTGGTCGCCGTCATCGTCATCGGCGGCGGAGCCTGGTGGGCGGTCCGGCGTCAGCGGTGACCGGCGCGCTGATCCGGGCGCTGGCTGACGGCGCCGCCATCGTCACCCTCGGTCTGGCCGCGGTGCCGCTGCTCGAAACCGACCGGTACCGCGCCGAGTTGAGCCGGAAGGCGGCCGGGCCCCTCGCCGTGGCCGCGGCGGCCTGGCTGCTGGCCGAGATCGTGCGGCTGACCGTGGACGCCGCACAGACCGCGGGTGTCGGGTTCTGGCAGATCGGCGTGCGCACCCTGACCGATTTCGGCCTGCACACCGCTGCGGGCCGTTCGGGGCCGGTCGGCATCGCGGCGGCCCTGATCGTCGGGGTGATGGCGATCCTGGTACCGCGTGGTGCCACCACCACGGCCACGACCGTCGGCGTCGCGGCCGTCGGCATGGCTGCCAGGACCCTGGCCGGGCATCTTTCGGAGAGCGCTGTCGGGGGGATGGCAGTGGCGGTGCATTCGCTTGCCGCCGCGGTGTGGTGCGGGGTACTGGCGGCGCTGGTGCTGACCGTGACGCACCGCGGCCAGTGGGCCAGGGTATTGCCCCGGTTCTCGCAGTTGTCGCTGTCCTGCGTGGGTGTACTGCTGGTCGCCGGGGTGGCCGGGGCGGTGATCAAGTTGAACTCACCCGCCGAGCTGTGGGCCACCGGTTACGGCCGGGTGCTGGCGGCCAAGATCGTCGTCACGGTGGCCCTGCTGGGGCTGGCCTGGCGAAACCGCTCGCAGTGGCTGCCCGCGGCGCGGGCTCACCGCAGCAGCGCCGCACTGTCGCAGCACCGCTCGTTGGTGGAATTGGGCATGATGGCTGTTGCGGTCACGCTCGCCGCGGCTCTGGCCGTCACGGGTTGACCGCTGCGGCGCCTGGCATGATGGGAACCACTGCCGGCCCCACCCTCCGCGATGGCGCGGAGCACCAGATACTGCAAAGGAGCAGCCAGATGGCAGAGCAGCAGGATCACCCCGCCGAGAAGCCCGAAACCGCAGCCGAATCCGCTGCGGCCGACGCATCAGCGGCCGGCGCGGATCCTGCTCCGCCCACCCCGGCTCCCAAGCCCGGTCCTCCGCCTGCGGCCAAGAAGGCTCCGGCCAAGGCTCCCGCCAAGAAAGCGCCGGCCAAAAAGGCCGCGGCGAAAAAGGCCCCGGCAAAGGCCGCCAAGAAAGCTCCGGCGAAAAAGGCTCCGGCCAAGAAGGCTCAGCCCGCCCCACCGACGTCGCCGGCCGAGCCCACCCCAGCCCCTGTCACTCCGCTGCCGGATGTCGCCAAGGCGGCCAAAGAGACTGCGGCTCAAGCCAAATCAACTGTCACCTCGGCCGCGAACCCGGTGTCGGGCCCGGTGCCGGTGCCGATGAGCGAGAGTTCGTCGTCCAAATTGCCGCTGGCCGCGGCGGTGGCCGTGGGTGTTCTGGCCGTGCTGCTGGTGTTGCTCAGCCGCCGTCATTCCGACGAGGACTGATCGGGGCTTGACCCTGACGCGACGTCAGGGCCGATAGTGGCGTCATGCACGTCGATCCGCAGGTGAGGTCCGTCGGCGCGGTTGCCGCGCTGACGGGTGTCTCGGTGCGGACCCTGCATCACTACGACCACATCGGTCTGGTGGTGCCCGGCGTGCGTACCGCGGCGGGTTACCGCGGCTATACCGACGCCGATGTGGAGCGTTTGCATCTGGTGCTGGTGTACCGGTCCGCCGGGCTGGCGCTGGAGGCGATCCGGTCCCTGCTCGACGATCCCGATGCCGACGTGCTCGCCCACCTGCGACGCCAGCACAGCCTGCTGTGTGACCAGGCCGAGCAGTTACAGCAGACCATCAAGGCAGTGGAGGAATTGATGAGCGCCCACGACAGAGGAATTCAGCTCACCGCCGAGGAGCAGGTGGAGATCTTCGGCAGTGCCGTTTTCGACGAGCACGACGACGAGGCCCGTGAGCGCTGGGGCGATACCGAGGAATGGCGACAGTCCCGGCAGCGCACCGCGCAGATGACCAAGCAGGACTGGATCGAGTTCAAGGCCGAGAACGACGCGCTGCTCGACGCCCTGGCCGAGGGCAAGCGCGCCGGGGTACGGCCCGGGTCGGCGCAGGCCGACGAGCTCGCGGCCCGGCATCGCGCGAACATCTCCCGGTTCTACGACTGCAGTGACGACATGCACGTCTGCCTGGCCAACATCTATGTGGACGACGAGCGCTTCGCCCGCTACTACGACGAGGCCGAGCCCGGGCTGGCCCAGTTCGTGCACGACATCATCGTGCAAAGCGTCGCCGACTAGCGGGCTGCGATAATCGCCGGGTGAGTATCGAACCGCGCGCCACCGCTGATCTGGTCGACGAGATCTACCCCGAAGTCCGTAGCTGCGATCTGCAGCTGCAGAACTACGGCGGCAAGGTCATGTTCGCCGGGCCGATCACGACGGTGCGCTGCTTCCAGGACAACGCGCTGCTCAAGTCGATCCTGTCCACTCCCGGCGACGGCGGGGTGCTGGTGGTCGACGGCGACGGGTCGCTGCACACCGCGCTGGTGGGCGACATCATCGCGGGCCTGGCGGCCGACAACGGCTGGTCCGGGGTGATCGTGCACGGCGCGGTGCGCGACGCCGCCGCGTTGCGCACCATCGACGTGGGCATCAAGGCGCTGGGCACCAACCCGCGTAAGGGCACCAAGACCGGTGAGGGCGAGCGCGACGTCGAGGTCAGCTTCGGCGGGGTCACCTTCGTTCCGGGCGAGATCGCGTACGCCGACGAGGACGGCA
Above is a window of Mycolicibacterium boenickei DNA encoding:
- a CDS encoding DUF6474 family protein; the protein is MGLFTRRKSRATRRAEARAIKAKAKLEARLTAKNEARRIKSDRKSADQALKAQVKAQRDSDRNALKVAEAELKAAREGRLLAPARIRRLLTVTRLLAPVLVPLIYRAATAARGALDERRADRLGVPLAQLGQFSGHGAELSARISGAEQTLRQVAEKKPKDAETKQFVTAINERLTDLAAAVTAAENMPTARRRGAHAAIAAQLDGIDADLMARLGLV
- a CDS encoding YcnI family copper-binding membrane protein, encoding MQPLTGASSRALLTTAAVAAAGLLSAAPAWAHVHVEADNPTPGTTSVLTFRVPGESDTGALTTQLKVDLPNVASARTEVMPGWTAKLDRDTAAGTVRTVTWIAAPGVGISPEQFALFRVSVKLPDAATASFPVTQTYSDGSVVRWDQAPLPDGSEPEHPAPQLTLTGTPAEGEHAPAAAQPAGTVDNSARWLAGGALIVAAAAVVASLLNRRRS
- a CDS encoding copper resistance CopC family protein, producing the protein MSRLLAATLTGLMLAASALVGAPAASAHAARIAADPAEQSALRTSPSRVSATFNEALQPAFANMTVVGPDHNLWSEGDPSVAGAVLSVGVRPLGPAGKYTVNYRVTSADGHVVSGSWSFELTVAGTGTPGPAASAPAQTDGGGIPVWPFVLVAVIVIGGGAWWAVRRQR
- a CDS encoding CopD family protein, with product MGGPASAVTGALIRALADGAAIVTLGLAAVPLLETDRYRAELSRKAAGPLAVAAAAWLLAEIVRLTVDAAQTAGVGFWQIGVRTLTDFGLHTAAGRSGPVGIAAALIVGVMAILVPRGATTTATTVGVAAVGMAARTLAGHLSESAVGGMAVAVHSLAAAVWCGVLAALVLTVTHRGQWARVLPRFSQLSLSCVGVLLVAGVAGAVIKLNSPAELWATGYGRVLAAKIVVTVALLGLAWRNRSQWLPAARAHRSSAALSQHRSLVELGMMAVAVTLAAALAVTG
- a CDS encoding MerR family transcriptional regulator; translated protein: MHVDPQVRSVGAVAALTGVSVRTLHHYDHIGLVVPGVRTAAGYRGYTDADVERLHLVLVYRSAGLALEAIRSLLDDPDADVLAHLRRQHSLLCDQAEQLQQTIKAVEELMSAHDRGIQLTAEEQVEIFGSAVFDEHDDEARERWGDTEEWRQSRQRTAQMTKQDWIEFKAENDALLDALAEGKRAGVRPGSAQADELAARHRANISRFYDCSDDMHVCLANIYVDDERFARYYDEAEPGLAQFVHDIIVQSVAD
- the rraA gene encoding ribonuclease E activity regulator RraA is translated as MSIEPRATADLVDEIYPEVRSCDLQLQNYGGKVMFAGPITTVRCFQDNALLKSILSTPGDGGVLVVDGDGSLHTALVGDIIAGLAADNGWSGVIVHGAVRDAAALRTIDVGIKALGTNPRKGTKTGEGERDVEVSFGGVTFVPGEIAYADEDGIVVVAAP